One window of Penaeus chinensis breed Huanghai No. 1 chromosome 34, ASM1920278v2, whole genome shotgun sequence genomic DNA carries:
- the LOC125043543 gene encoding 60S ribosomal protein L4-A-like: MATTCCRPLVGVYEAGAPSKTRVSLPAVFRAPIRPDVVNFVHDQMAKNTRQPYAVNKDAGHQTSAESWGTGRAVARIPRVRGGGTHRSGQGAFGNMCRGGRMFAPTKIWRRWHRRVGVNQKRYAMCSAIAASSIPALVMSKGHMIQEVPEVPLVVSNKAQELTKTKEAVALLRQHHAWTDVLKVYKSQRFRAGRGKMRNRRRIQRKGPLVIYNNDQGLTRAFRNVPGVETICVDKLNLLKLAPGGHVGRFCIWTEDAFRKLDSLYGTWRKEAKHKKGYNLPVSKMTNTDLSRLLKSDEIKSVIRKPNKTVVRSKVKPNPLTNYQAMLELNPFRRVEKKLAQAVEAKHVEAKKAGKPKVEKPPVKKEKPRKKKSKSKTGVKRLRKQHPRSKSGKKDKTKAKAK; encoded by the exons ATG GCCACCACGTGCTGCCGCCCTCTTGTGGGCGTGTACGAGGCGGGCGCTCCCTCCAAGACCAGGGTGTCCTTGCCAGCGGTGTTCCGCGCCCCAATCAGGCCAGATGTGGTGAACTTCGTGCACGACCAGATGGCCAAGAACACGCGCCAACCCTATGCCGTCAACAAGGATGCTG GTCACCAGACTTCAGCCGAGTCCTGGGGTACTGGTCGTGCCGTGGCCCGTATCCCCCGTGTCCGTGGTGGTGGTACTCACCGCTCTGGTCAGGGTGCCTTTGGTAACATGTGCCGTGGTGGTCGTATGTTTGCCCCAACCAAGATCTGGCGCCGCTGGCACCGCCGCGTTGGCGTCAACCAGAAGCGTTACGCCATGTGCTCTGCCATTGCTGCTTCAAGCATTCCAGCTCTCGTTATGTCAAAGG GCCACATGATCCAGGAAGTGCCTGAGGTGCCCCTAGTTGTTAGCAACAAGGCCCAGGAGCTGACAAAGACCAAGGAGGCTGTTGCTCTCCTGAGGCAGCACCATGCTTGGACCGATGTTCTTAAG GTGTACAAGAGTCAGAGGTTCCGTGCTGGTAGGGGTAAGATGCGCAACCGCCGTCGCATCCAGAGGAAGGGACCTTTGGTCATCTACAACAATGACCAGGGCCTGACCAGAGCCTTCCGCAACGTACCTGGTGTCGAGACCATCTGTGTAGACAAGCTGAATCTGTTGAAGCTTGCTCCTGGTGGCCATGTGGGGAGATTCTGTATCTGGACTGAGGATG CATTCCGCAAGCTGGACTCTCTGTATGGAACTTGGCGCAAGGAGGCTAAGCACAAGAAGGGATACAATCTGCCAGTGTCAAAGATGACCAACACAGATTTGTCCAGGCTCCTGAAGTCGGATGAAATCAAGTCTGTCATTAGGAAACCAAA CAAGACTGTTGTTCGTAGCAAGGTGAAGCCAAACCCATTGACTAACTACCAAGCCATGCTGGAGCTTAACCCCTTCCGCCGTGTTGAGAAGAAATTGGCCCAGGCTGTCGAAGCAAAGCACGTTGAGGCCAAGAAGGCTGGAAAGCCGAAAGTT GAAAAGCCGCCAGTAAAGAAGGAAAAGCCAAGAAAGAAGAAGTCGAAGTCAAAGACAGGGGTGAAGAGGCTCAGGAAGCAGCACCCAAGGAGCAAGTCTGGCAAGAAGGACAAGACCAAGGCCAAGGCCAAGTAA